The following coding sequences are from one Haliotis asinina isolate JCU_RB_2024 chromosome 3, JCU_Hal_asi_v2, whole genome shotgun sequence window:
- the LOC137277661 gene encoding serine/threonine-protein phosphatase 6 regulatory ankyrin repeat subunit B-like has product MATSSGQLDGPVAPSSGQPEDNVDSSSEQPEGHVALSVGQPEGHVVSSSGQPEGHLALSSGLPERYVAPSSGLSEGHVAPSSGLPEGHVVPCSGPPEYEEVLELESQAITLSTGDQRSGNTQAANILNIVTGGSGQGTLGRDTLDLRTDEARKIFAPTEAYRKVKQKLKEFGHVTICGASGEGKTTMALVLGSQYRQKGYEVVFVDNLKKFDFDRCISTYSRVFLIVDDLFGTVGVSANTSHVKNFLNNLLPHLEQKQRAEEKRSELSEHSDTVEESRKEMQNLQDSQTKNIHVVITSKSYNFHDGLTKLQYEGFRLFQGQTVVDLTKQTKYRLSDKEKKSIYERHKHAFRDSPVRHIPDYNELEICSNIFGFPLICKLCFEFSSFFKNAKSFFQEPLFYLRLELKQLLEYRNDRSASLVLMLLCEDKLNLTRLDSGDEDREMDRMVKTVQDLMPSATYSGIFKAAKSFRGTFFTRGDTVGFAHSSIYDACACTLFNISPVFVLKHCSDDFLFERVQGEKVEETKVDDHLHLIYVSDNYDDLLTTRFAHSIKQGQFSLSVTHPVLKRDTTAFKLLNKLQSDRAKHNHEDNQTDSKEHWCHRREKGKCFLYWAVLGHNARLVTDIEHTTGEEFSQEEICQAMKGCAQNNNVIVLKWLFTRCEKHDHQVTLNRLLLQAAENGSSDILVYLLQEGADVDTRDKDLQNIFHLVCKTGMEKSLKILLRRKPGDSVINSVDANGRTPVMVAAQAASEGCFELLRKISNLNMTDRYCNGIIHLACQGGNTVIVQHLLSPSNINSRGENGWTAVMKAAVHGHLSVFDLLVSKKADLTLVSTSGNSLLHLACQGGNTAVVQQLLSPSNINSRGRHGWTPLMTAVVSGHQSVFDFLMSNQADLTLVSTSGNSLLHLACCGGNTAIVQQLLSPSNINNRGRHGWTPAMVAAVNGHQSVFDLLVSKEADLTLVSTSGNSLLHLACQGGNTAIVQQLLSPSNINSRGRHGWTPAMMAAVSGQESVFDLLVSKQADLTLVDITGDSLLHLACCGGNTAIVQQLLSPSNINRRGRHGWTPAMMAAVCGHQSVFDLLVSKQADLTLVDIAGDISLHLACRGGNTAIVQQLLSPSNINSRGIHEWTPAMMAAVRGHQSVFDLLVSKEADLTLRDTSGNSLLHLACQGGNTAIVQQLLSPSNINSRGRHGWTPAMVAAVHGHQSVFDLLVSKKADLTLVSTSGDSLLHLACQGGNTAIVQQLLSPSNINSRGRREWTPAMVAAVNGHQSVFDLLVSNQADLTLVSTSGNSLLHLACQGGNTAIVQHLLCPSNINSRGRNGWTGVMMAAVNGHQSVFDLLVSNQADLTLVSTSGNSLLHLACQGGNTAIVQQLLSPSNINSRGRYGYTPVLMAACYGHKNVVDLLIQHKADLMLLTDNDEDIGRVAEMRGHALLTRYLETVHQPYD; this is encoded by the exons ATGGCTACTTCCAGTGGACAGCTTGATGGTCCCGTGGCCCCTTCCAGTGGGCAGCCTGAAGACAATGTGGACTCTTCCAGTGAGCAGCCTGAAGGTCACGTGGCCCTTTCTGTTGGGCAGCCTGAAGGTCATGTGGTCTCTTCTAGTGGGCAGCCTGAGGGTCACTTGGCTCTTTCCAGTGGGCTGCCTGAACGTTACGTGGCCCCTTCCAGTGGATTGTCTGAAGGTCACGTGGCCCCTTCCAGTGGACTGCCTGAAGGTCATGTGGTCCCTTGCAGTGGACCACCTGAGTATGAGGAGGTCCTTGAGCTAGAGAGCCAAGCTATCACACTAAGCACAG GTGATCAGCGTTCAGGGAACACCCAAGCCGCCAATATTCTCAACATCGTCACTGGAGGGTCAGGACAAGGAACACTTGGCAGAG ATACGCTTGATTTACGCACAGATGAAGCAAGGAAGATTTTTGCTCCAACTGAAGCCTACAGAAAAGTGAAACAGAAATTGAAGGAATTTGGTCATGTGACTATTTGTGGTGCTTCAGGAGAAGGCAAGACAACAATGGCTCTTGTGTTGGGTTCACAGTATAGACAAAAGGGATACGAGGTCGTGTTTGTGGACAACCTTaagaagtttgactttgaccgCTGCATTAGTACCTACTCAAGAGTATTTCTCATTGTAGATGATTTGTTTGGTACAGTTGGAGTATCAGCTAATACTTCACATGTTAAAAACTTTCTGAATAATCTTCTCCCCCATTTAGAACAAAAGCAGAGAGCAGAAGAAAAAAGGTCAGAATTGAGTGAACATAGTGATACTGTTGAAGAATCCAGAAAGGAAATGCAAAATTTACAAGACTCTCAAACAAAGAATATTCATGTTGTCATCACAtcaaaatcatacaatttcCATGATGGACTTACAAAACTGCAGTATGAGGGTTTCAGACTGTTCCAGGGTCAGACAGTAGTGgatttaacaaaacaaacaaaatataggCTTTCTGACAAAGAGAAAAAGTCAATATATGAACGACATAAGCATGCTTTTCGTGACAGCCCTGTGCGACATATTCCAGATTATAATGAGCTGGAAATCTGTTCCAACATCTTTGGATTTCCTCTCATTTGTaaactttgttttgaattttcgtctttctttaaaaatgcaaagtCATTTTTCCAGGAGCCACTCTTTTATCTTAGGTTAGAACTAAAGCAGTTACTTGAATATAGAAATGATAGATCTGCCAGTTTGGTTCTGATGCTGCTGTGTGAAGACAAATTAAACCTGACCAGGTTAGACAGTGGAGATGAAGACAGGGAAATGGACAGGATGGTGAAAACTGTTCAAGACCTGATGCCTAGTGCTACGTATTCAGGCATCTTCAAAGCAGCTAAAAGTTTTCGAGGTACATTCTTCACTAGAGGAGACACAGTTGGCTTTGCCCATTCTTCCATCTATGATGCTTGTGCATGCACCTTGTTCAATATCAGTCCTGTCTTTGTTTTGAAGCATTGCAGTGATGACTTTCTGTTTGAAAGAGTACAAGGTGAAAAGGTTGAAGAAACTAAAGTTGATGATCATCTCCATCTTATATATGTCTCAGATAATTATGATGACCTACTAACCACAAGGTTTGCACATTCTATTAAACAAGGACAGTTTTCTCTGTCAGTGACACATCCCGTTCTCAAACGAGACACCACAGCTTTCAAACTGCTCAACAAACTTCAGTCTGATAGGGCAAAGCACAACCATGAGGATAATCAAACTGATTCTAAAGAACATTGGTGTCACAGGAGGGAGAAAGGAAAATGTTTTCTGTACTGGGCAGTTCTTGGACATAATGCACGTCTAGTTACAGATATAGAACACACAACGGGAGAAGAGTTCTCTCAAGAGGAGATCTGTCAAGCTATGAAAGGGTGTGCACAAAACAACAATGTGATAGTATTGAAATGGCTCTTCACTCGttgtgaaaaacatgatcatcaAGTGACACTGAACAGACTTTTGCTGCAGGCTGCTGAAAATGGCAGCTCTGATATTCTAGTGTATCTGCTCCAGGAAGGTGCTGATGTTGATACAAGAGACAAGGACTTGCAAAACATCTTCCATCTGGTCTGTAAGACAGGAATGGAAAAATCCCTGAAAATCCTGTTACGTAGGAAACCTGGAGATAGTGTTATAAACTCTGTTGATGCGAATGGTAGAACTCCAGTCATGGTTGCAGCACAAGCAGCATCAGAGGGATGTTTTGAGTTACTACGGAAAATATCAAACTTGAATATGACAGATAGATATTGCAATGGAATTATTCATCTTGCCTGTCAGGGTGGAAACACTGTTATAGTGCAACACCTTCTGTCGCCGTCTAATATCAACAGTAGAGGTGAGAATGGatggacagcagtaatgaaGGCAGCTGTCCATGGACATCTAAGTGTGTTTGACCTCCTTGTGTCCAAGAAAGCTGACCTGACACTGGTGTCTACATCTGGTAATAGTTTACTTCATCTTGCCTGTCAGGGTGGGAACACTGCTGTTGTACAACAGCTCCTGTCTCCCtctaacatcaacagtagagggagACATGGTTGGACTCCACTGATGACGGCAGTTGTCAGTGGACATCAAAGTGTGTTTGACTTCCTCATGTCCAACCAGGCTGACCTGACTCTGGTGTCTACATCTGGTAATAGTTTACTTCATCTTGCCTGTTGTGGTGGGAACACTGCTATAGTACAACAGCTGCTGTCTCCTTCCAACATCAACAACAGAGGCAGACATGGTTGGACGCCAGCAATGGTGGCAGCTGTCAATGGACATCAAAGTGTGTTTGACCTCCTTGTGTCCAAGGAAGCTGACCTGACACTGGTGTCTACATCTGGTAATAGTTTACTTCATCTTGCCTGTCAAGGTGGGAACACTGCTATAGTACAACAGCTTCTGTCTCCCtctaacatcaacagtagagggagACATGGGTGGACACCAGCAATGATGGCAGCTGTCAGTGGGCAAGAAAGTGTGTTTGACCTCCTTGTGTCCAAACAAGCTGACCTGACACTGGTGGATATAACTGGCGATAGTTTACTTCATCTTGCCTGTTGTGGTGGCAACACTGCCATAGTACAACAGCTCCTGTCTCCTTCTAACATCAACCGGAGAGGGAGACATGGATGGACACCAGCAATGATGGCAGCTGTCTGTGGGCATCAAAGTGTGTTTGACCTCCTTGTGTCCAAACAAGCTGACCTGACACTGGTGGATATAGCTGGGGATATTTCTCTTCATCTTGCCTGTCGTGGTGGGAACACTGCTATAGTACAACAGCTCCTGTCTCCCtctaacatcaacagtagagggaTACATGAATGGACACCAGCAATGATGGCAGCTGTCCGTGGACACCAAAGTGTGTTTGACCTCCTTGTGTCCAAGGAAGCTGACCTGACACTGCGGGATACATCTGGTAATAGTTTACTTCATCTTGCCTGTCAAGGTGGGAACACTGCTATAGTACAACAGCTCCTGTCTCCTtctaacatcaacagtagagggagACATGGATGGACACCAGCCATGGTGGCAGCTGTCCATGGACACCAAAGTGTGTTTGACCTCCTTGTGTCCAAGAAAGCTGATCTGACTCTGGTGTCTACATCTGGCGATAGTTTACTTCATCTTGCCTGTCAGGGTGGGAACACTGCTATCGTACAACAGCTCCTGTCTCCTtctaacatcaacagtagagggagACGTGAATGGACGCCCGCAATGGTGGCAGCTGTCAATGGACATCAAAGTGTGTTTGACCTCCTTGTGTCAAACCAGGCTGACCTGACACTGGTGTCTACATCTGGTAATAGTTTACTTCATCTTGCCTGTCAGGGTGGGAACACTGCTATTGTACAACACCTCTTGTGTCCTtccaacatcaacagtagagggagAAATGGATGGACAGGAGTTATGATGGCAGCTGTCAATGGACATCAAAGTGTGTTTGACCTCCTTGTGTCAAACCAGGCTGACCTGACACTGGTGTCTACATCTGGTAATAGTTTACTTCATCTTGCCTGTCAGGGTGGGAACACTGCTATCGTACAACAGCTCCTGTCTCCCtctaacatcaacagtagagggagATATGGATACACACCTGTATTGATGGCTGCCTGctatggacataaaaatgtggTTGACCTCCTAATACAGCACAAAGCTGACCTGATGCTTCTGACAGACAATGATGAGGATATCGGACGTGTAGCTGAGATGAGAGGGCATGCTTTATTGACACGTTATCTGGAAACTGTTCACCAGCCGTATGACTGA